In Planctomycetota bacterium, one DNA window encodes the following:
- a CDS encoding inositol monophosphatase: MPDELEVCEAAARAGGRVLREWVGRFGVSAKGPRDLVTEADLAAQEEIRGILLGAFPDHGFIGEEGGHVGGGADAPCWYVDPLDGTTNYVHGFPAYCVSVALARGDEILVGTIYDPLRDECFTARSGAGAWLDGTPIRTSGTTSAADALATVGFPPNVDPDEPAVADFLAVLPVFQGMRRTGSTALNLAFVACGRCDAFWIRRIAPWDVAAGLLLVAEAGGVVLPIGPSYGSRVSLQRPAFIAAASRPLAEAIAVALARER; this comes from the coding sequence ATGCCCGATGAACTGGAGGTCTGCGAGGCTGCCGCGCGTGCCGGGGGCCGGGTGCTGCGGGAGTGGGTCGGCCGGTTCGGCGTCTCTGCGAAGGGGCCGCGCGACTTGGTGACCGAGGCCGATCTCGCGGCACAAGAAGAGATTCGCGGGATCCTCCTCGGCGCGTTTCCCGATCACGGGTTCATCGGCGAGGAAGGGGGCCACGTCGGCGGCGGTGCCGACGCCCCGTGCTGGTACGTCGATCCGCTCGACGGCACGACGAACTACGTCCACGGCTTCCCCGCCTACTGCGTGTCGGTGGCACTGGCGCGCGGCGACGAGATCCTCGTCGGCACGATCTACGATCCGCTGCGTGACGAATGCTTCACCGCCCGTTCGGGTGCCGGCGCGTGGCTCGACGGCACGCCGATCCGGACCTCCGGCACGACCTCCGCCGCCGACGCCCTGGCGACGGTCGGTTTTCCTCCCAACGTCGACCCCGACGAGCCGGCGGTCGCCGATTTCCTCGCCGTCCTGCCGGTGTTCCAGGGGATGCGGCGAACCGGGTCGACCGCGCTCAACCTCGCGTTCGTCGCCTGCGGCCGCTGCGATGCCTTTTGGATCCGCCGCATCGCCCCCTGGGACGTCGCCGCCGGACTGCTCCTCGTGGCCGAAGCCGGCGGCGTGGTGCTACCGATCGGGCCGTCGTACGGCTCCCGGGTGTCCCTCCAGCGCCCCGCCTTCATCGCCGCCGCGTCGCGCCCGCTCGCCGAGGCGATCGCCGTGGCGCTCGCGCGAGAGCGGTGA